Proteins encoded within one genomic window of Nitrospirota bacterium:
- a CDS encoding NADPH-dependent F420 reductase encodes MKIGVIGSGNMGSGLGRIWAGKGHEIIFSYSRSQEKLSSLAASAPNAKTGTPAEAAQAEVILLSVRWSDVPDALKQAGSLNGKIVIDCTNPLKPDLSGLELGHTSSAAEEIARMAPGAKVVKAFNTAFAQVYEERSRLFGSRRASMFYCGDDAEAKSAAARLITDVGFDPVDCGPLTSARLLEPVAMLVITLGYGMKMGTNMALDLIRR; translated from the coding sequence ATGAAGATAGGTGTCATCGGTTCGGGGAATATGGGTAGTGGCCTTGGGAGGATCTGGGCTGGAAAGGGACATGAGATCATCTTCAGTTATTCCAGAAGTCAGGAAAAGTTGAGCAGCCTTGCAGCCTCGGCGCCAAATGCAAAGACCGGCACACCTGCAGAGGCCGCCCAGGCAGAGGTAATCCTGCTTTCTGTCCGCTGGTCGGATGTCCCGGATGCTCTCAAACAGGCCGGTTCTCTGAATGGAAAGATTGTGATAGACTGCACGAACCCGCTCAAACCTGATCTGAGCGGTCTGGAGCTGGGCCATACCAGTTCTGCTGCCGAGGAGATCGCCCGGATGGCGCCTGGAGCAAAGGTAGTCAAGGCTTTCAATACAGCCTTTGCACAGGTGTATGAGGAAAGATCACGCCTCTTCGGCTCCCGCAGGGCAAGCATGTTCTACTGCGGCGATGATGCTGAGGCAAAGTCTGCTGCAGCCAGGCTGATAACGGATGTCGGATTCGATCCGGTCGATTGCGGTCCCCTCACCTCTGCCCGCCTGCTTGAGCCGGTTGCCATGCTGGTAATAACGCTCGGCTATGGCATGAAGATGGGCACGAACATGGCCTTGGACCTTATAAGGCGGTAA
- a CDS encoding branched-chain amino acid ABC transporter substrate-binding protein, which translates to MKKYLVMLLCLGVALAFVAGCQKKSDSIRIGVAGPMTGDQSKMGTDFKNGVSLAVEEWNAKGGVLGKKIEIIVGDDQHDPKQAVSVANKIVNDGAIGIIGHFNSSCSIPASDIYNRGSLPMISPGSTNPQFTEKGYKGVFRVCGRDDQQGKVGSDFTNSQLKVKKIAVIHDKTTYGQGLADEFKKALGDKVEIVFYGGIIQGDKDFKGVLTTVREKKPELIFFGGIYPEMGLLVRQSRELGMKTPFMSGDGSIDPKFVEIAGAQAAEGTYLTFSPDPRNIPSAKDFISKYNAKFGELGPYSIYAYDAANIMLSAIKEANTTDGTKIIEKLHALEFTGAVGKIKFDSKGDVTAPPYVVWTTKDGKFVEQWKP; encoded by the coding sequence ATGAAAAAGTATTTAGTAATGCTTCTCTGCCTTGGTGTTGCGCTGGCCTTTGTGGCGGGCTGTCAGAAAAAATCTGATTCGATCAGGATCGGCGTTGCAGGTCCCATGACCGGTGATCAGTCGAAGATGGGAACTGATTTCAAGAACGGCGTTTCCCTTGCAGTGGAGGAATGGAACGCAAAGGGCGGCGTTTTAGGCAAGAAGATCGAGATCATCGTTGGGGATGACCAGCATGACCCGAAGCAGGCAGTTTCGGTTGCGAACAAGATCGTCAATGACGGTGCAATCGGTATTATCGGCCACTTCAACTCAAGCTGCTCGATCCCTGCCTCTGATATTTACAACAGGGGAAGTCTGCCGATGATCTCTCCCGGTTCCACGAATCCGCAGTTTACGGAGAAGGGATACAAGGGTGTCTTCAGGGTATGCGGAAGGGATGATCAGCAGGGCAAGGTCGGATCTGATTTTACCAACAGCCAGCTGAAAGTGAAGAAGATCGCTGTCATCCATGACAAGACGACCTATGGTCAGGGGCTTGCCGACGAGTTCAAGAAAGCGCTTGGTGATAAGGTTGAGATCGTATTCTATGGCGGCATTATCCAGGGAGACAAGGACTTCAAGGGTGTGCTCACCACGGTCAGGGAGAAGAAGCCTGAGCTCATATTTTTTGGCGGCATCTATCCGGAGATGGGCCTGCTGGTGAGACAGTCGCGTGAGCTCGGCATGAAAACACCGTTTATGAGCGGCGACGGCTCCATCGATCCAAAATTCGTAGAGATAGCAGGGGCGCAGGCAGCGGAGGGCACCTATCTCACCTTCAGCCCTGACCCCAGGAATATTCCTTCGGCAAAGGACTTTATCAGCAAATACAACGCTAAATTCGGTGAGCTTGGCCCCTATTCCATCTATGCCTATGATGCTGCCAATATCATGCTTTCTGCCATTAAGGAAGCGAATACAACTGACGGCACGAAGATCATCGAGAAGCTCCATGCACTGGAGTTTACCGGCGCGGTAGGCAAGATCAAGTTTGACAGTAAGGGCGATGTTACTGCCCCTCCTTATGTTGTCTGGACCACAAAAGACGGCAAGTTTGTAGAGCAGTGGAAGCCATAA
- the thiE gene encoding thiamine phosphate synthase, which translates to MYQRGICFITDRTCSQLPVIDMVKRVLDGGITFIQYREKQMARREIYAEALKLRALTLSYNAVFIINDHADIALAVEADGVHLGQDDLPLQEARKIMGRRIIGISTHSMEQAQSAEAGGADYIGFGPIFHTSTKDAGAPKGVDILTAIKQNCSIPVVAIGGISIDTVADVMHAGAAAVAVATAICRGDITQNAKRFCGIIQKNAGG; encoded by the coding sequence ATGTATCAGCGCGGCATCTGTTTTATTACGGATCGAACCTGTTCGCAACTGCCGGTGATTGATATGGTAAAACGGGTGCTTGATGGCGGCATCACGTTTATCCAGTATCGCGAAAAACAGATGGCCCGGCGGGAGATCTATGCAGAGGCATTAAAGCTCAGGGCGCTGACCCTTTCCTACAATGCCGTATTTATCATCAATGACCACGCAGATATTGCGCTTGCCGTTGAAGCTGATGGGGTGCACCTCGGACAGGACGATCTGCCGCTGCAGGAAGCCAGAAAGATCATGGGCAGAAGGATCATCGGTATCTCCACGCATAGCATGGAACAGGCACAGTCGGCGGAGGCCGGGGGTGCCGACTACATCGGGTTCGGTCCCATATTCCATACCAGCACAAAGGACGCTGGCGCACCCAAAGGTGTTGACATTCTTACAGCAATCAAACAAAATTGCAGTATTCCTGTTGTAGCGATCGGCGGTATCAGTATCGACACGGTTGCTGATGTTATGCATGCAGGAGCAGCAGCTGTTGCGGTTGCAACAGCTATCTGCAGGGGAGATATTACGCAAAACGCAAAAAGATTTTGCGGCATAATTCAGAAAAATGCGGGAGGATAA